Below is a genomic region from Rhodohalobacter sp. 614A.
AAGAGAAAACCGGCGAGCCACCACTCGAAGTATTTAAGTCTGCTTTAAGTAATACAACCCCGGTTGTTGAAGTTCGAAGCCGGAGGGTAGGTGGTGCTACCTATCAGGTTCCTGTTGAGGTTCGTACCGACAGGGGTACAGCTCTTAGTATGCGTTGGATTATTCGCGCTTCAAGACAGCGAAATGATAAGTCGATGGCTACAAGATTGGGCCGCGAACTGATTGATGCTGCTAAAAATGAAGGCGGCGCAGTTCGTAAAAAAGAT
It encodes:
- the rpsG gene encoding 30S ribosomal protein S7; this encodes MMRRKTAEKREIQPDPIFHDKLVTRFVNNLMRDGKKGVARKILYQAFEMIEEKTGEPPLEVFKSALSNTTPVVEVRSRRVGGATYQVPVEVRTDRGTALSMRWIIRASRQRNDKSMATRLGRELIDAAKNEGGAVRKKDETHRMAEANKAFAHFRF